One Hyphomonadaceae bacterium BL14 genomic window, CCGAAGCCTTCGCGGCCGTGCGCGAAGCCGCCCGCCGGGCGCTGGGCGAGCGTCATTATGATGTGCAGCTCATGGGCGGCATCACGCTGCATGAAGGCTCGATCGCCGAGATGAAGACCGGCGAGGGCAAGACCCTGGTCTCCACGCTGGCCGCCTATCTCAACGCCCTGCCGGGCAAGGGCGTGCACATTGTCACGGTGAACGACTATCTGGCCAAGCGCGACTCCGAATGGATGGGCCAGGTCTATGCCAGGCTGGGCATGACCACGGGCGTGATCGTCCATGGCATCTATGACGAGGAACGCCGCGCGGCCTATGCCTGCGACATCACCTACGGCACCAATAACGAGCTCGGCTTCGACTATCTGCGCGACAATATGAAATACTCGCTGGGCGACATGGTGCAGTTCGGCGGCCGGCCGATTGAAAAGGCCACCCACCACTACGCCATCGTGGACGAGGTGGACTCCATCCTGATCGACGAGGCGCGCACGCCGCTGATCATTTCGGGCCGCACCGACGACCGCACCGATTTCTACAAGACCATCGACACGATCATCCCGTTGCTCGACGACGAGGACTTCGCGATCGACGAGAAGGCCCGCTCGTGCACCTTCACCGAAGAGGGCAATGAGCATATCGAGGACTTGCTGCGTGAGCGCGGCCTGCTGGAGACCGGCGATCTCTACGATATCGAGAACGTCACCACGGTTCACCACGTGAACCAGGCGCTCAAAGCCCACAAGCTGTTCCGCAAGGACAAGGACTACATCGTGCGCGATGGCGATGTGATCCTGATCGACGAGTTCACCGGACGCATGATGCCGGGCCGGCGCCTGTCGGAGGGCCTGCACCAGGCGATCGAGGCCAAGGAGCAGGTGGAGATCCAGCCGGAAAACCAGACGCTCGCCTCGATCACCTTCCAGAATTACTTCCGCCTCTACGACAAGCTGGCGGGCATGACCGGCACGGCAGCTACCGAGGCCGACGAGTTTGCGGCCATCTACAAGCTCGGCGTAATGGAAATCCCGACCAATCGTCCGATCCAGCGGATCGACGAGGAAGACGAGCTTTACCGCACCGCGCGCGAGAAGAACGAAGCCATCCTCACCGCCATCGAGGCGGCGCACAAGAACGACCAGCCGGTTCTCGTGGGCACCGTGTCCATCGAGAAATCGGAATCGCTGTCGGCTTTCCTCACGGAAAAGAACATCACCCACAAAGTGCTCAATGCGCGCTATCACGAGCAGGAGGCGAGCATTATCGCCCAGGCCGGTGTGCCGGGCGCCGTGACCATCGCCACCAACATGGCCGGGCGCGGCACCGACATCAAGCTGGGCGGCAATGTGGAGTCCCGCCTGGAGGCCTGGGAGGCCGCAGAGGCGGAGGCCGGCCGCGCGCCGTCCGATGAGGCGATTGCCGCCAAGAGGGCCGAGATCGCCGCTGACGTTGAGGCCAAGAAGCAAAAGGCGCTGGAGGCCGGCGGCCTGTTCGTAATCGGCACCGAGCGCCATGAGAGCCGCCGCATCGACAATCAGCTGCGCGGCCGTTCGGGCCGTCAGGGCGACCCGGGGCGCACCGCCTTCTATCTGTCAGTGGAAGACGATCTGCTGCGTATTTTCGCGCCGGAACGCCTGGACACCATCATGCGCACGCTGGGCCTGAAGGATGGCGAGGCGATCCAGCATCCGTGGATGACCAAAGCGGTGGAGACCTCGCAGAAGAAGGTCGAGCAGCGCAATTTCGACATCCGCAAGAATATCCTGAAATACGACGACGTGATGAACGACCAGCGCAAGGCGATCTTCGAGCAGCGCATCGAGTTCATGACCGCTGCCAACGTGTCCGACGTGATCAAGGACATGCGCGCCCAGTGCGCCGAGGATCTGGTCAAGCGCCACATTCCACCCAAGGCCTATGCCGACCAGTGGGACGTGGCGGGCCTCAACGAGGCGGTGACCAAGTATTTCAACCTTGAACTCCCGGTCACCGAATGGGCCGCCGAAGAGGGCATTGCGGATGAGGAAATTCTCGACCGCCTGTCCAATGCCGTGGATGAGGCCTATGCCGAGCGCGCCGCCGATATCGGCCCGGAGCTGATGCGCCGCATCGAAAAGCAGATCCTCCTG contains:
- the secA gene encoding preprotein translocase subunit SecA is translated as MLNFTRKLFGSSNDRVVKRMRPLVEKINALEPDFVALDDDQLKAKTAEFRTRHEAGESLDKLLPEAFAAVREAARRALGERHYDVQLMGGITLHEGSIAEMKTGEGKTLVSTLAAYLNALPGKGVHIVTVNDYLAKRDSEWMGQVYARLGMTTGVIVHGIYDEERRAAYACDITYGTNNELGFDYLRDNMKYSLGDMVQFGGRPIEKATHHYAIVDEVDSILIDEARTPLIISGRTDDRTDFYKTIDTIIPLLDDEDFAIDEKARSCTFTEEGNEHIEDLLRERGLLETGDLYDIENVTTVHHVNQALKAHKLFRKDKDYIVRDGDVILIDEFTGRMMPGRRLSEGLHQAIEAKEQVEIQPENQTLASITFQNYFRLYDKLAGMTGTAATEADEFAAIYKLGVMEIPTNRPIQRIDEEDELYRTAREKNEAILTAIEAAHKNDQPVLVGTVSIEKSESLSAFLTEKNITHKVLNARYHEQEASIIAQAGVPGAVTIATNMAGRGTDIKLGGNVESRLEAWEAAEAEAGRAPSDEAIAAKRAEIAADVEAKKQKALEAGGLFVIGTERHESRRIDNQLRGRSGRQGDPGRTAFYLSVEDDLLRIFAPERLDTIMRTLGLKDGEAIQHPWMTKAVETSQKKVEQRNFDIRKNILKYDDVMNDQRKAIFEQRIEFMTAANVSDVIKDMRAQCAEDLVKRHIPPKAYADQWDVAGLNEAVTKYFNLELPVTEWAAEEGIADEEILDRLSNAVDEAYAERAADIGPELMRRIEKQILLQTIDQNWREHLQQLDALRSVIGLRGYAQRDPLNEYKTEAFSLFEGLLDELRFETTRMLFNLRLVPSAPLPAPRPPENLEVRHADPATGRNTIGDESEPGTAGTGARAPLSSRVAATAIDPDDPATWGRVQRNALCPCGSGKKYKHCHGKVDAS